In a single window of the Zea mays cultivar B73 chromosome 5, Zm-B73-REFERENCE-NAM-5.0, whole genome shotgun sequence genome:
- the LOC103626024 gene encoding E3 ubiquitin ligase PQT3-like, whose translation MGVVYYQYKSEKEICSMPVPHAFISVSELKQLIMTSGRHGRGRTRGRATEDIVISNAQTGEEYADERASIPQNTTVLVRRISIPGQLSEKIVLSPRPEVTEECSVPCKSVVTDSSSKSCSSTVVQDEDAVIAAVIDAAELKWEQLPSKRGQDSGRFTSRRNYGPLEGETPPPGYVCRSCGVPGHFIQHCSQENKMPPPGYICYRCRIPGHFIHHCPSIGDPKFDNNKMSRSLVPVVTPVDGILDSLVPSAPAGAVDDLPAELHCRLCKKVMRDAVLTSKCCFDSFCDRCIRDYIIKESKCICGVETLADDLIPNQTLRSTISNMLGTQTSSGGSGTTRHRSSSGSNPNPKIQSHTASVASAREVKQSIDHQLPAVSAPDYVLQVATEGDLVNQPLEKLAATAEILSKYEGNSAEVSVEKAVANAEALKVKDGSETTSNATTVSGSREHDVTRTDQAKKKRKKADLTKNVQPNNVGYGYNVSFDPAYYNPFINGHPWATEPYMYSSMGMPYAGYPMDPYCANPMDPYCEYPMDPYCVNPMQGYPASYQRPETEPMRRGSTAAARAPLKHRERSDRHRPKDTRLQPQSTEHKRRLVSSHGTRSNSDRRDHGHSYGAS comes from the exons ATGGGTGTTGTCTATTACCAATATAAGAGTGAAAAGGAAATCTGTTCTATGCCCGTGCCCCATGCTTTTATTTCTGTGTCTGAACTCAAGCAGCTTATCATGACGAGCGGTAGGCACGGCCGTGGTCGAACCCGCGGTCGTGCCACAGAGGATATTGTCATCTCCAACGCCCAAACTGGCGAAG AATATGCAGATGAAAGAGCATCCATACCACAGAACACAACTGTGTTGGTCCGCAGAATTTCCATTCCTGGGCAACTGTCAGAGAAGATTGTTTTGTCCCCTAG GCCGGAAGTCACAGAAGAATGTTCTGTACCTTGCAAGTCGGTGGTTACTGACTCAAGCTCAAAGTCATGTTCTTCCACAGTAGTGCAAGATGAAGATGCTGTAATTGCAGCAGTAATTGATGCTGCTGAACTCAAATG GGAACAGCTCCCCTCTAAAAGAGGACAAGACAGTGGAAGGTTTACATCAAGACGTAACTATGGGCCGTTGGAAGGGGAAACACCTCCACCCGGCTATGTCTGCCGCTCTTGTGGTGTTCCAGGCCATTTCATTCAACACTGCTCACAGGAAAACAAGATGCCTCCACCTGGATACATTTGCTACAGATGCCGAATTCCAGGGCATTTTATCCACCATTGTCCAAGCATTGGCGATCCCAAGTTCGACAACAATAAAATGAGTCGGTCTCTTGTCCCAGTAGTTACACCTGTCGATGGCATTTTGGATTCACTTGTCCCGTCTGCCCCAGCCGGGGCTGTTGATGACTTGCCAGCAGAGCTCCACTGCCGACTATGTAAAAAAGTGATGAGAGATGCAGTATTGACAAGCAAGTGCTGTTTTGACAGTTTTTGTGATAGAT GCATTCGGGATTATATTATTAAAGAGTCGAAGTGCATTTGTGGAGTGGAGACACTAGCAGATGACCTCATTCCAAATCAAACACTTCGGAGCACAATCAGCAATATGTTGGGAACACAGACAAGCAGTGGTGGTAGTGGTACAACAAGACACAGAAGTTCGTCAGGCAGCAACCCTAACCCAAAAATACAGAGCCACACTGCTTCTGTTGCGTCAGCAAGGGAGGTGAAGCAGTCTATAGACCATCAGCTACCAGCGGTATCTGCACCTGATTATGTGCTCCAGGTTGCCACAGAAGGTGACCTGGTGAACCAGCCTCTAGAGAAATTAGCAGCCACTGCTGAAATCCTTAGCAAATATGAAGGCAATTCTGCAGAAGTGTCAGTAGAGAAGGCGGTAGCAAATGCTGAAGCCCTCAAAGTGAAGGATGGAAGTGAAACGACTTCGAATGCCACCACTGTTTCAGGGTCCCGAGAACATGATGTCACAAGGACAGATCAAGCAAAGAAGAAGCGGAAGAAGGCAGACTTAACCAAGAACGTTCAGCCTAACAATGTTGGCTATGGTTACAATGTTTCTTTTGACCCTGCATATTACAATCCCTTCATCAATGGACATCCTTGGGCAACTGAACCCTACATGTATAGCTCAATGGGGATGCCGTACGCTGGTTATCCGATGGATCCATATTGTGCAAATCCAATGGATCCATATTGTGAGTATCCAATGGATCCATATTGTGTGAATCCAATGCAAGGCTATCCAGCAAGCTACCAAAG GCCTGAAACTGAGCCCATGCGTCGTGGGAGCACTGCGGCTGCCAGAGCACCTTTAAAGCACCGTGAGAGGAGTGACCGGCACCGGCCCAAGGACACTCGTCTTCAGCCCCAATCAACAGAGCACAAGCGACGGCTGGTCTCCTCTCATGGAACAAGGTCAAACTCAGATAGAAGGGACCATGGGCATTCTTATGGG
- the LOC100280550 gene encoding Pre-rRNA-processing protein TSR2, whose translation MAASNGGGGPGPGPISAEAEAALGEAIRLVFGRWTALQMAVENQWGGRDSRAKADQLGESILFWFCRTKGPYYFEDLVDMMYDKISESFNAYFEDNSIEEVAEQFLIIHEECLQNNYSSIEKLRNSPVPGNAVSQSRQIVGDDDDDSDSSDDGDDTSMVADEEAGPEEMAVDRPRPPKPTPDADGWTVVPPRRGGRSKK comes from the exons ATGGCCGCATCTaacggcggcggcggccccggccccggcccgatCTCCGCAGAGGCGGAGGCGGCGCTTGGAGAGGCTATCAGGCTGGTGTTCGGGCGGTGGACGGCGCTGCAGATGGCGGTGGAGAACCAGTGGGGCGGCCGCGACTCCCGCGCCAAGGCCGACCAGTTGGGCGAGTCCATCCTATTCTGGTTCTGCCGCACTAAGG GTCCATATTATTTCGAAGACTTGGTCGATATGATGTATGACAAAATTTCTGAATCTTTTAATGcctactttgaggataatagtatTGAGGAG GTTGCTGAACAGTTTTTGATCATACATGAAGAATGCCTGCAAAACAACTATTCGTCTATAGAGAAGCTAAGGAATTCTCCTGTTCCGGGGAATGCTGTTTCTCAAAGTAGACAG ATAGTGGGCGATGACGACGATGACAGTGATAGCTCAGATGACGGTGATGACACATCGATGGTGGCTGATGAAGAGGCTGGGCCAGAAGAGATGGCAGTGGACAGGCCAAGGCCCCCCAAGCCTACTCCAGACGCCGATGGGTGGACTGTTGTGCCTCCTAGGCGTGGTGGTCGCAGCAAGAAATAG